One Siniperca chuatsi isolate FFG_IHB_CAS linkage group LG3, ASM2008510v1, whole genome shotgun sequence genomic region harbors:
- the LOC122872861 gene encoding uncharacterized protein LOC122872861 isoform X1, which translates to MQRYWWPGYEIQLLRELQRQQNNAQFCDTLLQTEGISVPTHSCILAALSPYLSQKLSASPSPPSGQKRQLHLQAVKAQTLLKLVRLLYSGELEVIGSVEQNDVLSAARQFGITDLLEGQKDGGMKEGELQEKSFGSCRERNESRKMQDAQVLAEMPGRRDTDSPIEKRSCVSTGTQTVKAGEKTVCRSFTHSGQTKPPTPEPGSSVAPSLDFFMSSQPQNITLEKNVCSTSFPPVPSMPSGAPSDGESTLDGSSDSVTDPKSTSALSSNVMTFPISLNDNSNSPTPREEFEFGDSIQVLAKEGTGLEGGKMADNRENREQPSHANRDEVLGEEKGNSTEKRHAHANVGMKSLAKMKQMQRMVETTQISIKVKLRRRTKGEVWEVVSVKDTDETSVLTSRKQDVSNHKRPQVDLTNGEPPPSSVQPGPIHEPILQPATTNSPEPAPHPITTSDSQLLSSDCFTPNQNDGLESVPLPQPPGPVEESDEQIEKLLEDIMMGLNILPNLERDCKKSHHLQPSHDGAPATCQVLVTEKDGPQNQMHAAVSAAECAYYQDFGTQIGHSSTDTGIHCCFTAPNQPSCSSLSSVQPDAVLSQRQCSPQCHSAVTSVGQTDGTSHQGMPLSKSQNCPYPEAPTARSDIPTACYSSGQKLHYPACQETSSQDDQSILEFLPLTNGNEAQASLSFSLPCMDDLRLPRLLSPLEPSTSAAKHQPILSNSANHSDKILPSLHGRPWLTEVPASLQFPLSAITHRENKRASLPQDANCSCWSRQRQKHLELNPQNGASWVESCTVEERGTISAGHQNAAELNSHPMKVKESSNCKQGDAAAPKRRKIKRTSHPQDAAGSLFAWKDVKVSDGQINLSVCSVSLSSNNVLAKEREMATSSLTMPYKFVRKPSESSAITESLREKTRGPGDLSSDQTRIRTRGFLKKTRETPSDTSLENSSVLKPVARTAKIVYKQEVSLPRRKRGRPPKVKLENNPPESSPAITEKKSHNVESEHQIDNNLPKEECEKSKRRCKKQRRNRSEVEVIPPKKTTSAESTGEAEPDNNNETIPAGRKLGTPKRPRVVILKEFQKLIKHQHSRTRKSKESQDKEKNETARDVEEELTKETEMDIDVTQSQNRDGIEESHVIFNVTVDKNHNEIFNKSQLDDSNSSTSKETSLFGDEDHPLFSFDVLGEEVAKLAAEREQPLKNPDEARKACDAGVSNTGGYVVHSSRLCCDTHLPQNDKMPLDHNLNPQTPEGTGPPLSDTVGFSTSSGCDQEGGEEEVEVDVLLYSPDKVPQISECENGLDMDINPEEEEEEDVNEIDVTGDEAE; encoded by the exons ATGCAGAGGTACTGGTGGCCAGGTTATGAGATACAGCTTCttagagagctgcagagacaacAAAACAACGCCCAATTCTGTGACACCCTGTTGCAAACTGAGG GTATTTCAGTCCCAACCCACAGTTGCATCCTCGCAGCTCTCAGTCCCTACCTGTCTCAGAAGCTGTCAGCCTCCCCGTCTCCTCCATCGGGCCAGAAGCGCCAGCTCCATCTCCAGGCTGTGAAGGCCCAGACCCTGCTGAAGCTCGTTCGTCTTCTGTACTCTGGGGAGCTGGAGGTAATTGGAAGCGTAGAGCAGAATGACGTGCTGTCTGCAGCCCGCCAGTTTGGGATCACAGACCTTCTTGAGGGACAGAAAGATGGGGGGATGAAGGAGGGAGAACTCCAGGAAAAGAGTTTTGGGAGTTGCAGAGAGAGGAATGAAAGCAGGAAAATGCAGGATGCACAAGTTCTGGCCGAGATGCCTGGAAGGAGAGATACAGATTCTCCGATTGAAAAGAGAAGTTGCGTATCCACAGGCACACAGACTGTTAAAGCTGGTGAAAAGACAGTGTGCCGTTCTTTTACTCACTCCGGCCAAACTAAACCTCCAACCCCAGAACCTGGATCCTCTGTAGCTCcaagtttggatttttttatgtCATCACAACCCCAAAATATCACACTTGAGAAAAATGTTTGCTCCACTTCTTTCCCACCCGTTCCCAGCATGCCCAGTGGAGCACCAAGCGATGGAGAGTCTACATTGGACGGATCCTCTGACAGTGTAACAGATCCCAAGTCAACTTCAGCTTTGTCCAGCAACGTGATGACCTTCCCCATTTCTCTTAATGATAACTCAAACTCCCCGACACCTCGGGAAGAGTTTGAGTTTGGGGACAGCATACAGGTGTTGGCTAAGGAAGGGACAGGATTGGAGGGTGGAAAAATGGCTGACAATAGAGAAAATAGAGAGCAGCCAAGCCACGCCAACAGAGATGAGGTGCtaggagaggaaaagggaaacTCTACAGAGAAGAGGCATGCACATGCAAATGTAGGGATGAAGAGCCTGGCTAAGATGAAACAGATGCAGCGCATGGTGGAGACCACACAAATTTCTATCAAA gtgaagctgaggaggaggactaAAGGAGAAGTGTGGGAGGTTGTGAGCGTGAAAGACACAGATGAGACGTCAGTTCTTACCTCCCGGAAACAG GATGTCTCCAACCACAAAAGGCCACAGGTCGACCTTACAAATGGTGAGcctcctccctcttctgtcCAGCCAGGCCCAATTCATGAGCCGATTCTTCAGCCTGCTACCACCAACTCCCCTGAACCAGCACCTCACCCCATCACCACCTCTGACTCCCAGCTTCTCTCTAGTGACTGCTTCACCCCAAACCAAAACGATGGCCTCGAGTCAGTCCCACTCCCCCAGCCCCCAGGCCCTGTAGAGGAGTCTGATGAGCAGATAGAGAAGCTGTTGGAGGACATCATGATGGGCCTGAACATCCTGCCAAACTTGGAGAGGGACTGCAAGAAGTCTCATCACCTTCAACCGAGCCATGACGGAGCCCCAGCTACTTGCCAGGTCCTGGTTACAGAGAAAGACGGGCCGCAGAATCAGATGCATGCTGCAGTAAGTGCAGCAGAGTGTGCGTATTACCAGGATTTTGGGACACAAATTGGTCACTCATCAACAGATACAG GTATCCATTGTTGTTTTACAGCTCCGAACCAGCCCAGCTGCTCAAGCCTTTCATCTGTACAGCCGGATGCTGTGCTAAGCCAGCGGCAGTGCTCTCCTCAGTGTCACTCAGCTGTCACATCCGTGGGGCAAACAGATGGAACGAGCCACCAGGGCATGCCGCTgtccaaaagtcaaaattgTCCATATCCTGAAGCACCCACAGCAAGATCAGACATACCTACAGCTTGCTACTCTAGTGGGCAGAAACTACATTACCCAGCGTGCCAGGAAACGTCCTCACAAGACGATCAGAGCATCCTAGAGTTTTTACCCCTGACGAATGGAAATGAGGCACAGGCctcgctttctttctctttacccTGCATGGATGATTTGCGGCTGCCTCGATTACTCTCTCCATTAGAGCCATCTACCTCAGCAGCAAAACATCAGCCTATCCTCAGCAACTCAGCGAACCATAGCGATAAAATTCTGCCATCTCTACATGGGCGGCCCTGGCTCACAGAAGTCCCCGCGTCACTACAATTTCCTCTCAGTGCCATCACGCACAGAGAAAATAAACGTGCATCTTTACCACAGGATGCAAACTGCAGCTGTTGGTCGAGGCAACGGCAGAAACATCTGGAGCTCAATCCACAAAATGGGGCAAGCTGGGTAGAATCTTGTACTGTGGAAGAGAGAGGAACGATATCCGCTGGTCATCAAAATGCGGCAGAACTGAACTCTCACCCCATGAAGGTGAAGGAAAGTTCAAACTGTAAACAAGGTGATGCTGCAGCGCCTAAAAGGAGGAAGATAAAGCGCACAAGTCATCCACAAGATGCTGCCGGTTCTCTTTTCGCATGGAAAGATGTGAAAGTCAGTGATGGTCAAATCAACCTGAGCGTTTGCTCAGTCAGTTTGTCAAGCAACAATGTGCTGGCGAAGGAAAGAGAAATGGCCACCAGTTCTTTAACCATGCCGTACAAATTTGTAAGGAAACCAAGTGAATCGTCAGCCATCACAGAAAGTCTGAGAGAGAAGACCAGAGGGCCTGGGGATCTCAGTTCTGACCAGACTCGGATCAGGACCAGGGGCTTTTTGAAAAAAACGCGAGAGACACCAAGTGACACAAGCCTAGAAAATTCTTCAGTTTTAAAACCCGTGGCCCGTACAGCTAAGATTGTGTATAAACAAGAGGTCTCACTCCCCAGGCGGAAACGTGGAAGGCCACCGAAAGTAAAGCTTGAAAATAATCCTCCAGAGAGCTCTCCTGCCATCACGGAAAAGAAGAGCCACAATGTGGAAAGTGAGCACCAAATTGACAACAATTTGCCAAAGGAGGAGTGTGAAAAATCAAAGAGACGGTGtaaaaaacagaggaggaatAGAAGTGAAGTGGAAGTAATTCCACCAAAGAAGACCACAAGTGCTGAGAGCACGGGCGAGGCCGAGCCAGACAATAACAATGAGACAATCCCAGCAGGGAGGAAACTTGGGACACCCAAACGGCCACGGGTGGTCATCCTAAAGGAGTTTCAAAAGCTTATCAAACACCAACACTCAAGAACAAGGAAGTCAAAAGAAAGCCAGgacaaggaaaaaaatgaaactgcaAGAGATGTCGAAGAAGAATTAACTAAGGAGACAGAAATGGACATAGACGTTACTCAGTCTCAGAACAGGGACGGGATTGAAGAGTCTCACGTCATCTTCAATGTCACGGTTGATAAAAATCACAATGAAATTTTCAACAAATCACAGCTAGATGACTCAAACAGCTCTACTAGTAAGGAGACCAGTTTGTTTGGTGACGAGGACCATCCGCTGTTTTCCTTTGACGTCTTGGGAGAAGAGGTGGCCAAGTTAGCAGCTGAGAGGGAGCAGCCATTGAAGAATCCTGATGAAG cacGAAAAGCCTGTGATGCAGGAGTGTCAAATACTGGGGGGTACGTGGTTCATAGCAGTCGGCTGTGTTGTGACACCCACCTCCCTCAAAACGACAAAATGCCTTTGGACCACAACTTGAACCCCCAGACCCCTGAGGGAACTGGTCCCCCTCTGTCGGACACTGTTGGGTTCAGCACAAGCTCAGGTTGTGAtcaagaaggaggagaggaggaagtggaagTGGACGTTCTGCTTTACTCCCCAGACAAAGTGCCTCAGATCAGCGAATGTGAGAATGGACTTGACATGGACATAAAtccagaggaagaagaggaggaagatgtgAACGAGATTGATGTGACTGGAGATGAGGCAGAGTAA
- the unc93b1 gene encoding protein unc-93 homolog B1, which yields MEASDEEELVRDADQLVAPPNGGVNELLDVGQEDHMQGEMEEFLGPQAEYNEEEEERKYYRRKRLGVIKNVLAASVGAMIVYSVYMGLLQMQLILHYDMTYREVKYSNLGLEDIDRKMLMGINVTPIIGLLYTPILIRFLGTKWMMFLASGIYALFVSTNYWERYYTLVPSAVAIGVTIVPLWASLGNYITRMAQQYYEYVNYKEEHVQEQKKLPKGACHSYIIVFQSVFNIIFHLSFVFAEFPMRFILNGYLHKNDHILCNVKACGANISGVIPGFNTTVLTNLPRSMLLIQVESVLMGFAFLAMIIFLLLCGAAYRPTEEIDLRSIGWGNIFQLPFKHLRDYRLRLLCPFFIYSGFEVLFAVTGFSLSYGVCVLGLEKLWLLIVVYGLSCSVFSSLSLCLLRFPRWLCLVGGAAVHGVLLVVLLAWSLPSNKPEYLGPLLVVSVLWGLGTALNKTGVSILLGMLYAEEKERLDFVYTIYHWWQAIAIFIVYLWSNLPMRAKLSILLAILLLACYCYWVMERRLARKVPFRLPRIPRPRHKVKGYRYLEEDNSDESDSERSEEDENREDEEHVAEEMGAEDREEGGQGAVVQEADSPGARRRGAEGHRRRREDAHVKEGEREEREGG from the exons ATGGAGGCATCTGATGAAGAAGAGTTGGTCAGGGATGCTGACCAGCTTGTAGCACCTCCTAATGGCGGCGTAAACGAACTGCTGGATGTGGGGCAAGAAGACCACATGCAGGGCGAG ATGGAGGAGTTTCTGGGCCCGCAGGCAGAGTacaatgaggaggaggaggagaggaagtaCTACAGGAGGAAGAGGCTGGGAGTCATCAAGAATGTTCTTGCAGCCAGTGTTGGAGCCATGattgtgtacagtgtgtacatgG GCCTACTGCAGATGCAGCTGATCCTCCATTATGATATGACCTACCGTGAGGTGAAATACAGCAACCTAGGCCTGGAGGACATCGACCGCAAGATGCTGATGGGCATCAACGTCACGCCCATCATAGGCCTGCTGTACACCCCCATACTTATCAg GTTTCTCGGTACTAAGTGGATGATGTTCCTGGCTTCGGGAATCTACGCACTCTTTGTCTCAACCAATTACTGGGAGCGTTACTACACCTTGGTCCCATCAGCCGTAGCTATCGGCGTGACCATTGTGCCGCTCTGGGCCTCCTTGGGAAACTATATCACCAG gatgGCGCAGCAGTACTACGAGTACGTCAACTACAAAGAAGAGCACGTGCAGGAGCAGAAGAAGCTTCCTAAGGGAGCGTGCCACAGCTACATCATCGTCTTCCAGTCAGTCTTCAACATCATCTTCCAT CTGAGTTTTGTCTTTGCGGAGTTCCCCATGCGTTTCATCCTCAATGGCTACCTGCATAAGAACGACCACATTCTCTGCAATGTGAAAGCCTGCG GAGCAAATATCAGTGGCGTGATCCCCGGCTTCAACACCACTGTGCTGACCAACCTGCCTCGCTCCATGCTGCTCATCCAGGTGGAGAGTGTCCTCATGGGCTTCGCCTTCCTCGCCATGATCATC TTCCTTTTGCTGTGTGGTGCTGCCTACCGCCCGACAGAAGAAATCGACCTTCGCAGTATCGGCTGGGGAAACATCTTCCAGCTGCCTTTCAAACACCTGAGAGACTACCGCCTGCGGCTGCTTTGCCCCTTCTTCATCTACAGTGGATTTGAAGTGCTGTTTGCCGTCACCGGATTCTCCTTG TCCTATGGCGTCTGCGTTCTGGGCCTGGAAAAACTGTGGCTCCTTATAGTCGTCTATGGCCTCTCCTGCtctgtcttttcctccctctccctttgcCTCCTACGCTTCCCACGCTGGCTGTGTCTGGTGGGGGGCGCTGCTGTGCATGGGGTGCTGCTGGTGGTTCTCCTGGCATGGTCTCTACCTTCTAATAAACCAGAGTATCTGGGCCCTCTGCTGGTGGTCTCTGTGCTGTGGGGACTCGGCACCGCCCTGAACAAGACTGGCGTCAGCA ttctGCTCGGTATGCTGTATGCTGAGGAAAAAGAACGTCTGGACTTTGTCTACACCATCTATCACTGGTGGCAGGCCATCGCCATATTCATAGTTTACCTCTGGTCCAACCTGCCTATGAGG GCCAAACTCTCCATCCTGTTGGCCATTTTATTGCTGGCCTGCTACTGTTATTGGGTGATGGAGCGTCGGCTGGCCAGGAAAGTGCCTTTCAGACTGCCTCGCATCCCTCGCCCACGGCACAAG GTCAAAGGCTACCGCTACCTGGAAGAGGACAACTCAGATGAGTCAGACTCTGAGAGAAGTGAGGAGGATGAGAACAGGGAGGATGAAGAGCATGTGGCGGAGGAGATGGGAGCAGAGGACAGGGAGGAAGGAGGCCAAGGCGCAGTGGTCCAGGAAGCTGACTCACCTGGAGCCAGGAGGAGAGGGGCAGAGGGTCACCGCCGCAGACGGGAGGACGCCCAtgtgaaggagggagagagggaggagcgtgagggaggatga
- the LOC122872861 gene encoding uncharacterized protein LOC122872861 isoform X2 yields the protein MQRYWWPGYEIQLLRELQRQQNNAQFCDTLLQTEGISVPTHSCILAALSPYLSQKLSASPSPPSGQKRQLHLQAVKAQTLLKLVRLLYSGELEVIGSVEQNDVLSAARQFGITDLLEGQKDGGMKEGELQEKSFGSCRERNESRKMQDAQVLAEMPGRRDTDSPIEKRSCVSTGTQTVKAGEKTVCRSFTHSGQTKPPTPEPGSSVAPSLDFFMSSQPQNITLEKNVCSTSFPPVPSMPSGAPSDGESTLDGSSDSVTDPKSTSALSSNVMTFPISLNDNSNSPTPREEFEFGDSIQVLAKEGTGLEGGKMADNRENREQPSHANRDEVLGEEKGNSTEKRHAHANVGMKSLAKMKQMQRMVETTQISIKVKLRRRTKGEVWEVVSVKDTDETSVLTSRKQDVSNHKRPQVDLTNGEPPPSSVQPGPIHEPILQPATTNSPEPAPHPITTSDSQLLSSDCFTPNQNDGLESVPLPQPPGPVEESDEQIEKLLEDIMMGLNILPNLERDCKKSHHLQPSHDGAPATCQVLVTEKDGPQNQMHAAVSAAECAYYQDFGTQIGHSSTDTAPNQPSCSSLSSVQPDAVLSQRQCSPQCHSAVTSVGQTDGTSHQGMPLSKSQNCPYPEAPTARSDIPTACYSSGQKLHYPACQETSSQDDQSILEFLPLTNGNEAQASLSFSLPCMDDLRLPRLLSPLEPSTSAAKHQPILSNSANHSDKILPSLHGRPWLTEVPASLQFPLSAITHRENKRASLPQDANCSCWSRQRQKHLELNPQNGASWVESCTVEERGTISAGHQNAAELNSHPMKVKESSNCKQGDAAAPKRRKIKRTSHPQDAAGSLFAWKDVKVSDGQINLSVCSVSLSSNNVLAKEREMATSSLTMPYKFVRKPSESSAITESLREKTRGPGDLSSDQTRIRTRGFLKKTRETPSDTSLENSSVLKPVARTAKIVYKQEVSLPRRKRGRPPKVKLENNPPESSPAITEKKSHNVESEHQIDNNLPKEECEKSKRRCKKQRRNRSEVEVIPPKKTTSAESTGEAEPDNNNETIPAGRKLGTPKRPRVVILKEFQKLIKHQHSRTRKSKESQDKEKNETARDVEEELTKETEMDIDVTQSQNRDGIEESHVIFNVTVDKNHNEIFNKSQLDDSNSSTSKETSLFGDEDHPLFSFDVLGEEVAKLAAEREQPLKNPDEARKACDAGVSNTGGYVVHSSRLCCDTHLPQNDKMPLDHNLNPQTPEGTGPPLSDTVGFSTSSGCDQEGGEEEVEVDVLLYSPDKVPQISECENGLDMDINPEEEEEEDVNEIDVTGDEAE from the exons ATGCAGAGGTACTGGTGGCCAGGTTATGAGATACAGCTTCttagagagctgcagagacaacAAAACAACGCCCAATTCTGTGACACCCTGTTGCAAACTGAGG GTATTTCAGTCCCAACCCACAGTTGCATCCTCGCAGCTCTCAGTCCCTACCTGTCTCAGAAGCTGTCAGCCTCCCCGTCTCCTCCATCGGGCCAGAAGCGCCAGCTCCATCTCCAGGCTGTGAAGGCCCAGACCCTGCTGAAGCTCGTTCGTCTTCTGTACTCTGGGGAGCTGGAGGTAATTGGAAGCGTAGAGCAGAATGACGTGCTGTCTGCAGCCCGCCAGTTTGGGATCACAGACCTTCTTGAGGGACAGAAAGATGGGGGGATGAAGGAGGGAGAACTCCAGGAAAAGAGTTTTGGGAGTTGCAGAGAGAGGAATGAAAGCAGGAAAATGCAGGATGCACAAGTTCTGGCCGAGATGCCTGGAAGGAGAGATACAGATTCTCCGATTGAAAAGAGAAGTTGCGTATCCACAGGCACACAGACTGTTAAAGCTGGTGAAAAGACAGTGTGCCGTTCTTTTACTCACTCCGGCCAAACTAAACCTCCAACCCCAGAACCTGGATCCTCTGTAGCTCcaagtttggatttttttatgtCATCACAACCCCAAAATATCACACTTGAGAAAAATGTTTGCTCCACTTCTTTCCCACCCGTTCCCAGCATGCCCAGTGGAGCACCAAGCGATGGAGAGTCTACATTGGACGGATCCTCTGACAGTGTAACAGATCCCAAGTCAACTTCAGCTTTGTCCAGCAACGTGATGACCTTCCCCATTTCTCTTAATGATAACTCAAACTCCCCGACACCTCGGGAAGAGTTTGAGTTTGGGGACAGCATACAGGTGTTGGCTAAGGAAGGGACAGGATTGGAGGGTGGAAAAATGGCTGACAATAGAGAAAATAGAGAGCAGCCAAGCCACGCCAACAGAGATGAGGTGCtaggagaggaaaagggaaacTCTACAGAGAAGAGGCATGCACATGCAAATGTAGGGATGAAGAGCCTGGCTAAGATGAAACAGATGCAGCGCATGGTGGAGACCACACAAATTTCTATCAAA gtgaagctgaggaggaggactaAAGGAGAAGTGTGGGAGGTTGTGAGCGTGAAAGACACAGATGAGACGTCAGTTCTTACCTCCCGGAAACAG GATGTCTCCAACCACAAAAGGCCACAGGTCGACCTTACAAATGGTGAGcctcctccctcttctgtcCAGCCAGGCCCAATTCATGAGCCGATTCTTCAGCCTGCTACCACCAACTCCCCTGAACCAGCACCTCACCCCATCACCACCTCTGACTCCCAGCTTCTCTCTAGTGACTGCTTCACCCCAAACCAAAACGATGGCCTCGAGTCAGTCCCACTCCCCCAGCCCCCAGGCCCTGTAGAGGAGTCTGATGAGCAGATAGAGAAGCTGTTGGAGGACATCATGATGGGCCTGAACATCCTGCCAAACTTGGAGAGGGACTGCAAGAAGTCTCATCACCTTCAACCGAGCCATGACGGAGCCCCAGCTACTTGCCAGGTCCTGGTTACAGAGAAAGACGGGCCGCAGAATCAGATGCATGCTGCAGTAAGTGCAGCAGAGTGTGCGTATTACCAGGATTTTGGGACACAAATTGGTCACTCATCAACAGATACAG CTCCGAACCAGCCCAGCTGCTCAAGCCTTTCATCTGTACAGCCGGATGCTGTGCTAAGCCAGCGGCAGTGCTCTCCTCAGTGTCACTCAGCTGTCACATCCGTGGGGCAAACAGATGGAACGAGCCACCAGGGCATGCCGCTgtccaaaagtcaaaattgTCCATATCCTGAAGCACCCACAGCAAGATCAGACATACCTACAGCTTGCTACTCTAGTGGGCAGAAACTACATTACCCAGCGTGCCAGGAAACGTCCTCACAAGACGATCAGAGCATCCTAGAGTTTTTACCCCTGACGAATGGAAATGAGGCACAGGCctcgctttctttctctttacccTGCATGGATGATTTGCGGCTGCCTCGATTACTCTCTCCATTAGAGCCATCTACCTCAGCAGCAAAACATCAGCCTATCCTCAGCAACTCAGCGAACCATAGCGATAAAATTCTGCCATCTCTACATGGGCGGCCCTGGCTCACAGAAGTCCCCGCGTCACTACAATTTCCTCTCAGTGCCATCACGCACAGAGAAAATAAACGTGCATCTTTACCACAGGATGCAAACTGCAGCTGTTGGTCGAGGCAACGGCAGAAACATCTGGAGCTCAATCCACAAAATGGGGCAAGCTGGGTAGAATCTTGTACTGTGGAAGAGAGAGGAACGATATCCGCTGGTCATCAAAATGCGGCAGAACTGAACTCTCACCCCATGAAGGTGAAGGAAAGTTCAAACTGTAAACAAGGTGATGCTGCAGCGCCTAAAAGGAGGAAGATAAAGCGCACAAGTCATCCACAAGATGCTGCCGGTTCTCTTTTCGCATGGAAAGATGTGAAAGTCAGTGATGGTCAAATCAACCTGAGCGTTTGCTCAGTCAGTTTGTCAAGCAACAATGTGCTGGCGAAGGAAAGAGAAATGGCCACCAGTTCTTTAACCATGCCGTACAAATTTGTAAGGAAACCAAGTGAATCGTCAGCCATCACAGAAAGTCTGAGAGAGAAGACCAGAGGGCCTGGGGATCTCAGTTCTGACCAGACTCGGATCAGGACCAGGGGCTTTTTGAAAAAAACGCGAGAGACACCAAGTGACACAAGCCTAGAAAATTCTTCAGTTTTAAAACCCGTGGCCCGTACAGCTAAGATTGTGTATAAACAAGAGGTCTCACTCCCCAGGCGGAAACGTGGAAGGCCACCGAAAGTAAAGCTTGAAAATAATCCTCCAGAGAGCTCTCCTGCCATCACGGAAAAGAAGAGCCACAATGTGGAAAGTGAGCACCAAATTGACAACAATTTGCCAAAGGAGGAGTGTGAAAAATCAAAGAGACGGTGtaaaaaacagaggaggaatAGAAGTGAAGTGGAAGTAATTCCACCAAAGAAGACCACAAGTGCTGAGAGCACGGGCGAGGCCGAGCCAGACAATAACAATGAGACAATCCCAGCAGGGAGGAAACTTGGGACACCCAAACGGCCACGGGTGGTCATCCTAAAGGAGTTTCAAAAGCTTATCAAACACCAACACTCAAGAACAAGGAAGTCAAAAGAAAGCCAGgacaaggaaaaaaatgaaactgcaAGAGATGTCGAAGAAGAATTAACTAAGGAGACAGAAATGGACATAGACGTTACTCAGTCTCAGAACAGGGACGGGATTGAAGAGTCTCACGTCATCTTCAATGTCACGGTTGATAAAAATCACAATGAAATTTTCAACAAATCACAGCTAGATGACTCAAACAGCTCTACTAGTAAGGAGACCAGTTTGTTTGGTGACGAGGACCATCCGCTGTTTTCCTTTGACGTCTTGGGAGAAGAGGTGGCCAAGTTAGCAGCTGAGAGGGAGCAGCCATTGAAGAATCCTGATGAAG cacGAAAAGCCTGTGATGCAGGAGTGTCAAATACTGGGGGGTACGTGGTTCATAGCAGTCGGCTGTGTTGTGACACCCACCTCCCTCAAAACGACAAAATGCCTTTGGACCACAACTTGAACCCCCAGACCCCTGAGGGAACTGGTCCCCCTCTGTCGGACACTGTTGGGTTCAGCACAAGCTCAGGTTGTGAtcaagaaggaggagaggaggaagtggaagTGGACGTTCTGCTTTACTCCCCAGACAAAGTGCCTCAGATCAGCGAATGTGAGAATGGACTTGACATGGACATAAAtccagaggaagaagaggaggaagatgtgAACGAGATTGATGTGACTGGAGATGAGGCAGAGTAA
- the timm10 gene encoding mitochondrial import inner membrane translocase subunit Tim10, translating to MDPMKAQQLAAELEVEMMADMYNRMTNACHRKCVPPHYKEAELTKGESVCLDRCVAKYMDLHERLGRKLTELSVQDEEVMRKAAVGSG from the exons ATGGATCCCATGAAGGCACAGCAGCTTGCAGCGGAGCTGGAGGTGGAAATGATGGCTGACATGTACAACCG AATGACCAACGCCTGCCACAGGAAGTGTGTACCGCCGCATTACAAGGAGGCAGAGCTGACGAAGGGCGAGTCGGTGTGCCTGGACCGCTGCGTGGCCAAGTACATGGACCTTCACGAGAGGCTGGGACGCAAGCTGACAGAGCTCTCGGTCCAGGACGAGGAAGTGATGAGGAAGGCGGCTGTGGGCAGCGGATAG